In Lemur catta isolate mLemCat1 chromosome 1, mLemCat1.pri, whole genome shotgun sequence, one DNA window encodes the following:
- the USP16 gene encoding ubiquitin carboxyl-terminal hydrolase 16 isoform X2, with protein sequence MGKKRTKGKTVPTDDSSESLEPMCRHIRKGLEQGNLKKALVNVEWNICQDCKTDNKVKDKSEEETEENPSVWLCLKCGHQGCGRNSQEQHALKHYMTPRSEPHCLVLNLDNWNVWCYICDDEVQYCSSNRLGQVVDYVRKQASITTPKPEKDNGNIELENKKLEKESKNEQEREKKENMAKENPPMNSTSQISVKGLSNLGNTCFFNAVMQNLSQTPVLRELLKEVRMSGTIVKIELPDLALTEPLEINLEPPGPLTLAMSQFLNEMQETKKGIVTPKELFSQVCKKAVRFKGYQQQDSQELLRYLLDGMRAEEHQRVSKGILKAFGNSTEKLDEELKNKVKDYEKKKSVPSFVDRIFGGELTSTIMCDECRTVSLVHESFLDLSLPVLDDQSGKKSINDKNLKKTMEDEDKDSEEEKDNDSYIKERNDMPSGTSKHLQKKAKKQAKKQAKNQRRQQKIQGKVLHLNGICTIDHPEDNECEAEMSLQGEVDIKSNHISQEEVTQKEYCVNQKDLNGQEKMIESVTDNQKSIEEVDMKNVNMDNDLEVLASSPTECTRNLNGAYLKEESNGEVDISSGFKNLNLNAVLHPDEINIEILNDSPTPGTKVYEVVDEDPETAFSTLANREAFNTDDCSIQHCLYQFTRNEKLRDANKLLCEVCTRRQYNGPKANIKGERKHVYTNAKKQMLISFAPPVLTLHLKRFQQAGFNLRKVNKHIKFPEILDLAPFCTLKCKNVVEENTRVLYSLYGVVEHSGTMRSGHYTAYAKARTANSHLSNLVLHGDIPQDFEMESTKGQWFHISDTHVQAVPTTKVLNSQAYLLFYERIL encoded by the exons AtgggaaagaaaaggacaaagggaAAAACTGTTCCAACTGATGATTCTTCTGAATCTTTAG aaccTATGTGCAGACACATTAGAAAAGGATTGGAACAAGGTAATCTGAAAAAGGCTTTAGTGAATGTGGAATGGAATATTTGCCAAGACTGTAAGACAGACAATAAAGTAAAAGATAAGtctgaagaagaaacagaagaaaacccTTCAGTTTGGCTATGTCTTAAATGTGGCCATCAG gGCTGTGGCAGAAATTCTCAGGAGCAGCATGCCTTGAAGCACTATATGACGCCAAGATCTGAACCTCACTGTTTGGTTCTTAATTTGGACAACTGGAATGTATG GTGTTACATATGTGATGATGAGGTCCAGTATTGTAGTTCAAACCGATTGGGTCAAGTGGTTGACTATGTTAGAAAGCAAGCCAGTATTACAACTCCAAAACCAG aaaaagataATGGGAACATtgaactggaaaataaaaaattagaaaaagagagtaaaaatgaacaagagagagaaaaaaaggaaaacatggctAAAGAAAATCCTCCCATGAATTCTACTTCCCAAATAAGTGTGAAAGGACTCAGTAATTTGGGAAATACATGTTTCTTCAATGCAGTTATGCAG AATTTGTCGCAAACACCAGTTCTTAGAGAACTACTAAAAGAAGTGAGAATGTCTGGAACAATTGTAAAAATTGAACTACCTGATTTGGCACTAACG GAACCCTTAGAAATAAACCTTGAGCCTCCAGGCCCTCTTACTTTAGCCATGAGCCAGTTTCTTAATGAGATGCAAGAGACCAAAAAGGGAATTGTGACACCTAAAGAACTCTTTTCTCAGGTCTGTAAAAA agCAGTGCGGTTTAAAGGCTATCAGCAGCAAGACAGCCAGGAGCTGCTTCGCTATTTATTGGATGGGATGAGAGCGGAAGAACACCAA agAGTGAGTAAAGGAATTCTTAAAGCATTTGGTAATTCTACTGAAAAATTGGAtgaagaactaaaaaataaagttaaag attatgaaaagaaaaaatcagtacCAAGTTTTGTGGACCGTATCTTTGGTGGTGAACTAACTAGTACAATCATGTGTGATGAATGCAGAACT GTCTCCTTGGTTCATGAATCTTTCCTTGATTTGTCTCTCCCAGTTTTAGATGATCAG AGTGGTAAGAAaagtataaatgataaaaatctgaaaaagacaaTGGAGGATGAAGATAAAGAtagtgaggaagaaaaagataatgaCAGTTacataaaagagagaaatgatatGCCTTCTGGAACAAGTAAGCACttacagaaaaaagcaaaaaagcaagCCAAAAAGCAAGCCAAG AACCAACGAAGGCAAcaaaaaattcaaggaaaagtTCTTCATTTAAATGGTATCTGTACCATTGACCATCCTGAAGATAATGAATGTGAGGCTGAAATGTCACTTCAGGGAGAAGTGGATATTAAATCCAACCACATTTCCCAAGAGGAAGTTACACAGAAAGAATACTGTGTTAACCAGAAAGATTTGAATGGCCAAGAAAAAATGATAGAAAGTGTAACTGACAATCAGAAGTCCATAGAGGAAGTAGATATGAAAAATGTCAACATGGATAATGATCTTGAGGTTTTGGCATCTTCTCCCACTGAATGTACTAGGAATTTAAATGGTGCCTACCTGAAGGAAGAGAGCAATGGAGAAGTGGACATTTCTAGTGGTTTCAAAAACCTTAACTTGAATGCTGTTCTTCATCCTGatgaaataaatatagaaattctGAATGACAGTCCTACTCCTGGGACAAAGGTATATGAAGTTGTAGATGAAGATCCAGAAACTGCTTTCAGTACTCTTGCAAACAGGGAAGCTTTCAATACCGATGACTGTTCAATCCAGCATTGTTTATATCAGTTCACCCGTAATGAGAAACTGCGAGATGCGAATAAACTGCTTTGTGAAGTATGTACACGGAGACAGTATAATGGaccaaaggcaaatataaaag gTGAAAGGAAGCACGTTTACACCAATGCCAAAAAGCAGATGCTAATTTCTTTTGCTCCTCCTGTTCTCACTCTTCATTTAAAGAGATTTCAGCAG GCTGGTTTTAACCTACGCAAAGTTAACAAACATATAAAGTTTCCGGAAATCTTAGATTTGGCTCCTTTTTGTACCCTTAAATGTAAG aatgttgtGGAAGAAAATACAAGGGTACTGTATTCCTTATATGGAGTCGTTGAACACAGTGGTACCATGAGGTCAGGACATTACACTGCCTATGCCAAGGCAAGAACTGCAAATAGTCATCTCTCTAATCTTGTTCTTCACGGTGATATTCCACAAG ATTTTGAAATGGAATCCACCAAAGGGCAGTGGTTTCACATCAGCGATACACATGTGCAAGCTGTGCCTACAACTAAAGTACTCAACTCACAAGCGTACCTCCTATTTTATGAGAGAATACTGTAA
- the USP16 gene encoding ubiquitin carboxyl-terminal hydrolase 16 isoform X4, with translation MGAVAVEPMCRHIRKGLEQGNLKKALVNVEWNICQDCKTDNKVKDKSEEETEENPSVWLCLKCGHQGCGRNSQEQHALKHYMTPRSEPHCLVLNLDNWNVWCYICDDEVQYCSSNRLGQVVDYVRKQASITTPKPEKDNGNIELENKKLEKESKNEQEREKKENMAKENPPMNSTSQISVKGLSNLGNTCFFNAVMQNLSQTPVLRELLKEVRMSGTIVKIELPDLALTEPLEINLEPPGPLTLAMSQFLNEMQETKKGIVTPKELFSQVCKKAVRFKGYQQQDSQELLRYLLDGMRAEEHQRVSKGILKAFGNSTEKLDEELKNKVKDYEKKKSVPSFVDRIFGGELTSTIMCDECRTVSLVHESFLDLSLPVLDDQSGKKSINDKNLKKTMEDEDKDSEEEKDNDSYIKERNDMPSGTSKHLQKKAKKQAKKQAKNQRRQQKIQGKVLHLNGICTIDHPEDNECEAEMSLQGEVDIKSNHISQEEVTQKEYCVNQKDLNGQEKMIESVTDNQKSIEEVDMKNVNMDNDLEVLASSPTECTRNLNGAYLKEESNGEVDISSGFKNLNLNAVLHPDEINIEILNDSPTPGTKVYEVVDEDPETAFSTLANREAFNTDDCSIQHCLYQFTRNEKLRDANKLLCEVCTRRQYNGPKANIKGERKHVYTNAKKQMLISFAPPVLTLHLKRFQQAGFNLRKVNKHIKFPEILDLAPFCTLKCKNVVEENTRVLYSLYGVVEHSGTMRSGHYTAYAKARTANSHLSNLVLHGDIPQDFEMESTKGQWFHISDTHVQAVPTTKVLNSQAYLLFYERIL, from the exons ATGGGCGCTGTCGCCGTGG aaccTATGTGCAGACACATTAGAAAAGGATTGGAACAAGGTAATCTGAAAAAGGCTTTAGTGAATGTGGAATGGAATATTTGCCAAGACTGTAAGACAGACAATAAAGTAAAAGATAAGtctgaagaagaaacagaagaaaacccTTCAGTTTGGCTATGTCTTAAATGTGGCCATCAG gGCTGTGGCAGAAATTCTCAGGAGCAGCATGCCTTGAAGCACTATATGACGCCAAGATCTGAACCTCACTGTTTGGTTCTTAATTTGGACAACTGGAATGTATG GTGTTACATATGTGATGATGAGGTCCAGTATTGTAGTTCAAACCGATTGGGTCAAGTGGTTGACTATGTTAGAAAGCAAGCCAGTATTACAACTCCAAAACCAG aaaaagataATGGGAACATtgaactggaaaataaaaaattagaaaaagagagtaaaaatgaacaagagagagaaaaaaaggaaaacatggctAAAGAAAATCCTCCCATGAATTCTACTTCCCAAATAAGTGTGAAAGGACTCAGTAATTTGGGAAATACATGTTTCTTCAATGCAGTTATGCAG AATTTGTCGCAAACACCAGTTCTTAGAGAACTACTAAAAGAAGTGAGAATGTCTGGAACAATTGTAAAAATTGAACTACCTGATTTGGCACTAACG GAACCCTTAGAAATAAACCTTGAGCCTCCAGGCCCTCTTACTTTAGCCATGAGCCAGTTTCTTAATGAGATGCAAGAGACCAAAAAGGGAATTGTGACACCTAAAGAACTCTTTTCTCAGGTCTGTAAAAA agCAGTGCGGTTTAAAGGCTATCAGCAGCAAGACAGCCAGGAGCTGCTTCGCTATTTATTGGATGGGATGAGAGCGGAAGAACACCAA agAGTGAGTAAAGGAATTCTTAAAGCATTTGGTAATTCTACTGAAAAATTGGAtgaagaactaaaaaataaagttaaag attatgaaaagaaaaaatcagtacCAAGTTTTGTGGACCGTATCTTTGGTGGTGAACTAACTAGTACAATCATGTGTGATGAATGCAGAACT GTCTCCTTGGTTCATGAATCTTTCCTTGATTTGTCTCTCCCAGTTTTAGATGATCAG AGTGGTAAGAAaagtataaatgataaaaatctgaaaaagacaaTGGAGGATGAAGATAAAGAtagtgaggaagaaaaagataatgaCAGTTacataaaagagagaaatgatatGCCTTCTGGAACAAGTAAGCACttacagaaaaaagcaaaaaagcaagCCAAAAAGCAAGCCAAG AACCAACGAAGGCAAcaaaaaattcaaggaaaagtTCTTCATTTAAATGGTATCTGTACCATTGACCATCCTGAAGATAATGAATGTGAGGCTGAAATGTCACTTCAGGGAGAAGTGGATATTAAATCCAACCACATTTCCCAAGAGGAAGTTACACAGAAAGAATACTGTGTTAACCAGAAAGATTTGAATGGCCAAGAAAAAATGATAGAAAGTGTAACTGACAATCAGAAGTCCATAGAGGAAGTAGATATGAAAAATGTCAACATGGATAATGATCTTGAGGTTTTGGCATCTTCTCCCACTGAATGTACTAGGAATTTAAATGGTGCCTACCTGAAGGAAGAGAGCAATGGAGAAGTGGACATTTCTAGTGGTTTCAAAAACCTTAACTTGAATGCTGTTCTTCATCCTGatgaaataaatatagaaattctGAATGACAGTCCTACTCCTGGGACAAAGGTATATGAAGTTGTAGATGAAGATCCAGAAACTGCTTTCAGTACTCTTGCAAACAGGGAAGCTTTCAATACCGATGACTGTTCAATCCAGCATTGTTTATATCAGTTCACCCGTAATGAGAAACTGCGAGATGCGAATAAACTGCTTTGTGAAGTATGTACACGGAGACAGTATAATGGaccaaaggcaaatataaaag gTGAAAGGAAGCACGTTTACACCAATGCCAAAAAGCAGATGCTAATTTCTTTTGCTCCTCCTGTTCTCACTCTTCATTTAAAGAGATTTCAGCAG GCTGGTTTTAACCTACGCAAAGTTAACAAACATATAAAGTTTCCGGAAATCTTAGATTTGGCTCCTTTTTGTACCCTTAAATGTAAG aatgttgtGGAAGAAAATACAAGGGTACTGTATTCCTTATATGGAGTCGTTGAACACAGTGGTACCATGAGGTCAGGACATTACACTGCCTATGCCAAGGCAAGAACTGCAAATAGTCATCTCTCTAATCTTGTTCTTCACGGTGATATTCCACAAG ATTTTGAAATGGAATCCACCAAAGGGCAGTGGTTTCACATCAGCGATACACATGTGCAAGCTGTGCCTACAACTAAAGTACTCAACTCACAAGCGTACCTCCTATTTTATGAGAGAATACTGTAA
- the USP16 gene encoding ubiquitin carboxyl-terminal hydrolase 16 isoform X3, with the protein MGAVAVEPMCRHIRKGLEQGNLKKALVNVEWNICQDCKTDNKVKDKSEEETEENPSVWLCLKCGHQGCGRNSQEQHALKHYMTPRSEPHCLVLNLDNWNVWCYICDDEVQYCSSNRLGQVVDYVRKQASITTPKPAEKDNGNIELENKKLEKESKNEQEREKKENMAKENPPMNSTSQISVKGLSNLGNTCFFNAVMQNLSQTPVLRELLKEVRMSGTIVKIELPDLALTEPLEINLEPPGPLTLAMSQFLNEMQETKKGIVTPKELFSQVCKKAVRFKGYQQQDSQELLRYLLDGMRAEEHQRVSKGILKAFGNSTEKLDEELKNKVKDYEKKKSVPSFVDRIFGGELTSTIMCDECRTVSLVHESFLDLSLPVLDDQSGKKSINDKNLKKTMEDEDKDSEEEKDNDSYIKERNDMPSGTSKHLQKKAKKQAKKQAKNQRRQQKIQGKVLHLNGICTIDHPEDNECEAEMSLQGEVDIKSNHISQEEVTQKEYCVNQKDLNGQEKMIESVTDNQKSIEEVDMKNVNMDNDLEVLASSPTECTRNLNGAYLKEESNGEVDISSGFKNLNLNAVLHPDEINIEILNDSPTPGTKVYEVVDEDPETAFSTLANREAFNTDDCSIQHCLYQFTRNEKLRDANKLLCEVCTRRQYNGPKANIKGERKHVYTNAKKQMLISFAPPVLTLHLKRFQQAGFNLRKVNKHIKFPEILDLAPFCTLKCKNVVEENTRVLYSLYGVVEHSGTMRSGHYTAYAKARTANSHLSNLVLHGDIPQDFEMESTKGQWFHISDTHVQAVPTTKVLNSQAYLLFYERIL; encoded by the exons ATGGGCGCTGTCGCCGTGG aaccTATGTGCAGACACATTAGAAAAGGATTGGAACAAGGTAATCTGAAAAAGGCTTTAGTGAATGTGGAATGGAATATTTGCCAAGACTGTAAGACAGACAATAAAGTAAAAGATAAGtctgaagaagaaacagaagaaaacccTTCAGTTTGGCTATGTCTTAAATGTGGCCATCAG gGCTGTGGCAGAAATTCTCAGGAGCAGCATGCCTTGAAGCACTATATGACGCCAAGATCTGAACCTCACTGTTTGGTTCTTAATTTGGACAACTGGAATGTATG GTGTTACATATGTGATGATGAGGTCCAGTATTGTAGTTCAAACCGATTGGGTCAAGTGGTTGACTATGTTAGAAAGCAAGCCAGTATTACAACTCCAAAACCAG cagaaaaagataATGGGAACATtgaactggaaaataaaaaattagaaaaagagagtaaaaatgaacaagagagagaaaaaaaggaaaacatggctAAAGAAAATCCTCCCATGAATTCTACTTCCCAAATAAGTGTGAAAGGACTCAGTAATTTGGGAAATACATGTTTCTTCAATGCAGTTATGCAG AATTTGTCGCAAACACCAGTTCTTAGAGAACTACTAAAAGAAGTGAGAATGTCTGGAACAATTGTAAAAATTGAACTACCTGATTTGGCACTAACG GAACCCTTAGAAATAAACCTTGAGCCTCCAGGCCCTCTTACTTTAGCCATGAGCCAGTTTCTTAATGAGATGCAAGAGACCAAAAAGGGAATTGTGACACCTAAAGAACTCTTTTCTCAGGTCTGTAAAAA agCAGTGCGGTTTAAAGGCTATCAGCAGCAAGACAGCCAGGAGCTGCTTCGCTATTTATTGGATGGGATGAGAGCGGAAGAACACCAA agAGTGAGTAAAGGAATTCTTAAAGCATTTGGTAATTCTACTGAAAAATTGGAtgaagaactaaaaaataaagttaaag attatgaaaagaaaaaatcagtacCAAGTTTTGTGGACCGTATCTTTGGTGGTGAACTAACTAGTACAATCATGTGTGATGAATGCAGAACT GTCTCCTTGGTTCATGAATCTTTCCTTGATTTGTCTCTCCCAGTTTTAGATGATCAG AGTGGTAAGAAaagtataaatgataaaaatctgaaaaagacaaTGGAGGATGAAGATAAAGAtagtgaggaagaaaaagataatgaCAGTTacataaaagagagaaatgatatGCCTTCTGGAACAAGTAAGCACttacagaaaaaagcaaaaaagcaagCCAAAAAGCAAGCCAAG AACCAACGAAGGCAAcaaaaaattcaaggaaaagtTCTTCATTTAAATGGTATCTGTACCATTGACCATCCTGAAGATAATGAATGTGAGGCTGAAATGTCACTTCAGGGAGAAGTGGATATTAAATCCAACCACATTTCCCAAGAGGAAGTTACACAGAAAGAATACTGTGTTAACCAGAAAGATTTGAATGGCCAAGAAAAAATGATAGAAAGTGTAACTGACAATCAGAAGTCCATAGAGGAAGTAGATATGAAAAATGTCAACATGGATAATGATCTTGAGGTTTTGGCATCTTCTCCCACTGAATGTACTAGGAATTTAAATGGTGCCTACCTGAAGGAAGAGAGCAATGGAGAAGTGGACATTTCTAGTGGTTTCAAAAACCTTAACTTGAATGCTGTTCTTCATCCTGatgaaataaatatagaaattctGAATGACAGTCCTACTCCTGGGACAAAGGTATATGAAGTTGTAGATGAAGATCCAGAAACTGCTTTCAGTACTCTTGCAAACAGGGAAGCTTTCAATACCGATGACTGTTCAATCCAGCATTGTTTATATCAGTTCACCCGTAATGAGAAACTGCGAGATGCGAATAAACTGCTTTGTGAAGTATGTACACGGAGACAGTATAATGGaccaaaggcaaatataaaag gTGAAAGGAAGCACGTTTACACCAATGCCAAAAAGCAGATGCTAATTTCTTTTGCTCCTCCTGTTCTCACTCTTCATTTAAAGAGATTTCAGCAG GCTGGTTTTAACCTACGCAAAGTTAACAAACATATAAAGTTTCCGGAAATCTTAGATTTGGCTCCTTTTTGTACCCTTAAATGTAAG aatgttgtGGAAGAAAATACAAGGGTACTGTATTCCTTATATGGAGTCGTTGAACACAGTGGTACCATGAGGTCAGGACATTACACTGCCTATGCCAAGGCAAGAACTGCAAATAGTCATCTCTCTAATCTTGTTCTTCACGGTGATATTCCACAAG ATTTTGAAATGGAATCCACCAAAGGGCAGTGGTTTCACATCAGCGATACACATGTGCAAGCTGTGCCTACAACTAAAGTACTCAACTCACAAGCGTACCTCCTATTTTATGAGAGAATACTGTAA
- the USP16 gene encoding ubiquitin carboxyl-terminal hydrolase 16 isoform X1 → MGKKRTKGKTVPTDDSSESLEPMCRHIRKGLEQGNLKKALVNVEWNICQDCKTDNKVKDKSEEETEENPSVWLCLKCGHQGCGRNSQEQHALKHYMTPRSEPHCLVLNLDNWNVWCYICDDEVQYCSSNRLGQVVDYVRKQASITTPKPAEKDNGNIELENKKLEKESKNEQEREKKENMAKENPPMNSTSQISVKGLSNLGNTCFFNAVMQNLSQTPVLRELLKEVRMSGTIVKIELPDLALTEPLEINLEPPGPLTLAMSQFLNEMQETKKGIVTPKELFSQVCKKAVRFKGYQQQDSQELLRYLLDGMRAEEHQRVSKGILKAFGNSTEKLDEELKNKVKDYEKKKSVPSFVDRIFGGELTSTIMCDECRTVSLVHESFLDLSLPVLDDQSGKKSINDKNLKKTMEDEDKDSEEEKDNDSYIKERNDMPSGTSKHLQKKAKKQAKKQAKNQRRQQKIQGKVLHLNGICTIDHPEDNECEAEMSLQGEVDIKSNHISQEEVTQKEYCVNQKDLNGQEKMIESVTDNQKSIEEVDMKNVNMDNDLEVLASSPTECTRNLNGAYLKEESNGEVDISSGFKNLNLNAVLHPDEINIEILNDSPTPGTKVYEVVDEDPETAFSTLANREAFNTDDCSIQHCLYQFTRNEKLRDANKLLCEVCTRRQYNGPKANIKGERKHVYTNAKKQMLISFAPPVLTLHLKRFQQAGFNLRKVNKHIKFPEILDLAPFCTLKCKNVVEENTRVLYSLYGVVEHSGTMRSGHYTAYAKARTANSHLSNLVLHGDIPQDFEMESTKGQWFHISDTHVQAVPTTKVLNSQAYLLFYERIL, encoded by the exons AtgggaaagaaaaggacaaagggaAAAACTGTTCCAACTGATGATTCTTCTGAATCTTTAG aaccTATGTGCAGACACATTAGAAAAGGATTGGAACAAGGTAATCTGAAAAAGGCTTTAGTGAATGTGGAATGGAATATTTGCCAAGACTGTAAGACAGACAATAAAGTAAAAGATAAGtctgaagaagaaacagaagaaaacccTTCAGTTTGGCTATGTCTTAAATGTGGCCATCAG gGCTGTGGCAGAAATTCTCAGGAGCAGCATGCCTTGAAGCACTATATGACGCCAAGATCTGAACCTCACTGTTTGGTTCTTAATTTGGACAACTGGAATGTATG GTGTTACATATGTGATGATGAGGTCCAGTATTGTAGTTCAAACCGATTGGGTCAAGTGGTTGACTATGTTAGAAAGCAAGCCAGTATTACAACTCCAAAACCAG cagaaaaagataATGGGAACATtgaactggaaaataaaaaattagaaaaagagagtaaaaatgaacaagagagagaaaaaaaggaaaacatggctAAAGAAAATCCTCCCATGAATTCTACTTCCCAAATAAGTGTGAAAGGACTCAGTAATTTGGGAAATACATGTTTCTTCAATGCAGTTATGCAG AATTTGTCGCAAACACCAGTTCTTAGAGAACTACTAAAAGAAGTGAGAATGTCTGGAACAATTGTAAAAATTGAACTACCTGATTTGGCACTAACG GAACCCTTAGAAATAAACCTTGAGCCTCCAGGCCCTCTTACTTTAGCCATGAGCCAGTTTCTTAATGAGATGCAAGAGACCAAAAAGGGAATTGTGACACCTAAAGAACTCTTTTCTCAGGTCTGTAAAAA agCAGTGCGGTTTAAAGGCTATCAGCAGCAAGACAGCCAGGAGCTGCTTCGCTATTTATTGGATGGGATGAGAGCGGAAGAACACCAA agAGTGAGTAAAGGAATTCTTAAAGCATTTGGTAATTCTACTGAAAAATTGGAtgaagaactaaaaaataaagttaaag attatgaaaagaaaaaatcagtacCAAGTTTTGTGGACCGTATCTTTGGTGGTGAACTAACTAGTACAATCATGTGTGATGAATGCAGAACT GTCTCCTTGGTTCATGAATCTTTCCTTGATTTGTCTCTCCCAGTTTTAGATGATCAG AGTGGTAAGAAaagtataaatgataaaaatctgaaaaagacaaTGGAGGATGAAGATAAAGAtagtgaggaagaaaaagataatgaCAGTTacataaaagagagaaatgatatGCCTTCTGGAACAAGTAAGCACttacagaaaaaagcaaaaaagcaagCCAAAAAGCAAGCCAAG AACCAACGAAGGCAAcaaaaaattcaaggaaaagtTCTTCATTTAAATGGTATCTGTACCATTGACCATCCTGAAGATAATGAATGTGAGGCTGAAATGTCACTTCAGGGAGAAGTGGATATTAAATCCAACCACATTTCCCAAGAGGAAGTTACACAGAAAGAATACTGTGTTAACCAGAAAGATTTGAATGGCCAAGAAAAAATGATAGAAAGTGTAACTGACAATCAGAAGTCCATAGAGGAAGTAGATATGAAAAATGTCAACATGGATAATGATCTTGAGGTTTTGGCATCTTCTCCCACTGAATGTACTAGGAATTTAAATGGTGCCTACCTGAAGGAAGAGAGCAATGGAGAAGTGGACATTTCTAGTGGTTTCAAAAACCTTAACTTGAATGCTGTTCTTCATCCTGatgaaataaatatagaaattctGAATGACAGTCCTACTCCTGGGACAAAGGTATATGAAGTTGTAGATGAAGATCCAGAAACTGCTTTCAGTACTCTTGCAAACAGGGAAGCTTTCAATACCGATGACTGTTCAATCCAGCATTGTTTATATCAGTTCACCCGTAATGAGAAACTGCGAGATGCGAATAAACTGCTTTGTGAAGTATGTACACGGAGACAGTATAATGGaccaaaggcaaatataaaag gTGAAAGGAAGCACGTTTACACCAATGCCAAAAAGCAGATGCTAATTTCTTTTGCTCCTCCTGTTCTCACTCTTCATTTAAAGAGATTTCAGCAG GCTGGTTTTAACCTACGCAAAGTTAACAAACATATAAAGTTTCCGGAAATCTTAGATTTGGCTCCTTTTTGTACCCTTAAATGTAAG aatgttgtGGAAGAAAATACAAGGGTACTGTATTCCTTATATGGAGTCGTTGAACACAGTGGTACCATGAGGTCAGGACATTACACTGCCTATGCCAAGGCAAGAACTGCAAATAGTCATCTCTCTAATCTTGTTCTTCACGGTGATATTCCACAAG ATTTTGAAATGGAATCCACCAAAGGGCAGTGGTTTCACATCAGCGATACACATGTGCAAGCTGTGCCTACAACTAAAGTACTCAACTCACAAGCGTACCTCCTATTTTATGAGAGAATACTGTAA